The following coding sequences are from one Triticum dicoccoides isolate Atlit2015 ecotype Zavitan chromosome 4A, WEW_v2.0, whole genome shotgun sequence window:
- the LOC119285512 gene encoding uncharacterized protein LOC119285512 — MCGGRRRRRGGSDATAGEPGGWGFCAPALAFLALAAAAAVAFLEGTAGGVAYAGDGWFHECAKWDAEGGRFLVSTFFGAGVAEVRVGAGGEEALAERVVVADPEVTGRVALGLAVDAPRQRILVAYADRPPSFGYAAVGAYDLRSGRRLFLARLDGPGESSFADDVASDDDGNAYVTDILGNRIWKVSPDGEPLSVIKNATFRQRPGTMDNLIGLNGIVYHPNGYLLVVHTSGGDLFKVDPKTGAVSVVRVRGTLKSGDGLELISPTKLAVAGMPSRLVESSDDWETASVTGRYVGPVHRIGSSATVKDGDVYVNHIVGFGLGKKKTHVLAKAVFAPL, encoded by the exons ATGTGCGGTGGCAGACGGCGCCGTCGCGGCGGCTCTGACGCGACGGCAGGAGAGCCCGGCGGGTGGGGTTTCTGCGCGCCAGCGCTCGCCTTCCTGGCCCTGGCGGCCGCTGCGGCGGTCGCGTTCCTGGAGGGCACCGCCGGCGGCGTCGCCTACGCCGGCGACGGGTGGTTCCACGAGTGCGCCAAGTGGGACGCCGAGGGCGGGAGGTTCCTGGTGTCCACCTTCTTCGGCGCCGGCGTGGCCGAGGTGCGCGTCGGGGCGGGGGGAGAAGAAGCCCTGGCGGAGCGGGTCGTGGTGGCGGACCCCGAGGTGACCGGGAGGGTGGCGCTGGGGCTCGCCGTGGACGCGCCCAGGCAGCGGATCCTCGTGGCCTACGCCGACCGGCCTCCGAGCTTCGGGTACGCCGCCGTGGGCGCGTACGATCTTCGCTCGGGGCGCCGCCTCTTCCTCGCCCGGCTCGACGGACCAG GCGAGTCCTCGTTCGCCGACGACGTGGCCTCGGACGACGACGGCAACGCGTACGTGACCGACATCCTGGGCAACAGGATCTGGAAGGTGAGCCCGGACGGCGAGCCGCTCTCAGTCATCAAGAACGCCACCTTCAGGCAGCGGCCCGGGACGATGGACAACCTCATCGGCCTCAACGGCATCGTCTACCACCCCAACGGCTACCTCCTCGTCGTCCACACCTCTGGCGGCGACCTCTTCAAGGTGGACCCCAAGACGGGGGCCGTGAGCGTCGTCAGGGTGCGGGGCACGCTCAAGAGCGGCGACGGTCTGGAGCTGATCTCGCCGACGAAGCTGGCCGTCGCCGGCATGCCGAGCAGGCTGGTCGAGAGCTCCGACGACTGGGAGACCGCGAGCGTCACGGGACGGTATGTCGGGCCGGTGCACCGGATTGGGTCGTCGGCGACGGTGAAGGACGGGGACGTGTACGTCAACCACATCGTCGGGTTCGGTCTCGGCAAGAAGAAGACGCACGTCCTCGCCAAGGCGGTGTTCGCGCCTCTGTAG